The Chelonia mydas isolate rCheMyd1 chromosome 3, rCheMyd1.pri.v2, whole genome shotgun sequence genome includes a region encoding these proteins:
- the KLHL31 gene encoding kelch-like protein 31, with product MAPKKKNVKKNKGDINEMTIIVEDGPLSKLNGLNGFLDGGNGFSCISAEVSDSSYSPNLLEGLSRMRQENFLCDLIIGTKTKSFNVHKVVMASCSDYFHNILKKDPSTQRVDLNDVSPLGLATVITYAYNGKLTLSLYTIGSIISTAVYLQIHTLVKMCSDFLMQEINVENCMYIANIAETYGLKNTKEAAQKFIRDNFIEFSETDQFLKLTFDQINELLADDDLQLPSEIAAFQIAIKWLEFDQKRAKYAADLLGNIRFGTISAQDLVNYVQTVPRMMQDTDCHRLLVDAMNYHLLPYNQNTLQSRRTRIRGGFRVLVTVGGRPALTEKSLSRDILYRDPDNGWKKLTEMPAKSFNQCVTVMDGFLYVAGGEDQNDARNQAKHAVSNFCRYDPRFNTWIHLANMNQKRTHFSLNVFNGLLFAVGGRNSEGCLSSVECYVPAVNQWQMKAPLEVARCCHASAVIDGRILVTGGYINNAYSRSVCMYDPSNDSWQDKSTLSTPRGWHCAVSLGERVYIMGGSQLGGRGERIDVLPVECYNPYAGQWNYAAPLPTGVSTAGASTLNGKIYLVGGWNEIEKKYKKCIQCYNPDLNEWTEEDELPEATVGVSCCTIAMPNNKTRESRASSVSSVPVSI from the exons ATGGCGCCTAAAAagaagaatgtaaaaaaaaacaaaggcgATATCAATGAGATGACTATAATTGTGGAGGATGGCCCCCTAAGTAAACTAAATGGTTTGAATGGGTTCTTAGATGGAGGAAATGGTTTCAGCTGCATCTCAGCTGAGGTTTCTGATTCTTCTTATAGCCCAAATCTCTTGGAAGGGCTAAGCAGAATGAGGCAGGAAAATTTTCTTTGTGACTTGATTATTGGTACCAAAACCAAATCCTTCAATGTTCACAAGGTGGTGATGGCTTCATGCAGTGACTACTTtcataacattttaaagaaagatcCATCTACTCAAAGAGTAGATCTCAATGACGTATCCCCATTGGGCCTAGCCACTGTTATCACCTATGCTTACAATGGAAAGCTAACTCTTTCACTCTACACAATAGGTAGTATAATTTCCACAGCAGTCTATCTTCAGATTCACACCCTTGTAAAGATGTGCTCTGATTTTTTGATGCAAGAAATCAATGTTGAGAACTGTATGTATATTGCCAATATTGCAGAGACATATGGACTGAAAAACACCAAGGAAGCAGCCCAGAAATTTATTAGAGACAACTTCATTGAGTTTTCAGAAACAGATCAGTTCTTAAAACTTACTTTTGATCAGATCAATGAACTCCTTGCAGATGACGACTTGCAGTTGCCTTCTGAAATTGCTGCATTCCAGATAGCAATAAAATGGCTGGAATTTGACCAAAAAAGAGCAAAGTATGCTGCAGATCTCTTGGGCAACATTCGTTTTGGTACCATCTCTGCTCAAGACTTGGTCAATTATGTTCAAACTGTACCAAGAATGATGCAAGACACAGACTGCCACCGACTTCTAGTGGATGCCATGAACTACCACTTGCTTCCATATAATCAGAATACACTGCAGTCTAGAAGAACAAGGATTCGTGGAGGTTTCAGAGTCCTAGTTACTGTTGGGGGACGCCCAGCATTAACAGAAAAGTCCCTTAGCAGAGACATCTTATACAGAGATCCTGATAATGGATGGAAGAAGCTAACTGAAATGCCTGCTAAAAGTTTTAATCAGTGTGTGACTGTGATGGATGGATTTCTCTATGTGGCTGGTGGTGAAGACCAGAATGATGCCAGGAACCAGGCCAAGCATGCTGTCAGCAATTTCTGCAG ATATGATCCTCGTTTCAACACATGGATTCACCTGGCCAACATGAATCAGAAGCGCACCCATTTTAGCCTGAATGTATTCAATGGCCTCCTTTTTGCAGTGGGTGGTCGCAACTCTGAAGGGTGTCTATCCTCAGTTGAATGCTATGTGCCTGCAGTTAACCAGTGGCAAATGAAGGCTCCACTGGAGGTAGCAAGGTGCTGCCATGCCAGTGCAGTCATAGACGGTAGAATCCTGGTCACAGGAGGTTACATAAACAATGCTTACTCCCGCTCTGTGTGCATGTATGACCCCAGCAATGATAGCTGGCAGGATAAGTCCACCCTTAGCACTCCAAGAGGATGGCACTGTGCTGTTTCCCTTGGGGAGAGGGTCTATATCATGGGTGGGTCCCAACTGGGAGGTCGGGGTGAAAGGATTGATGTCCTCCCTGTTGAGTGCTACAATCCTTATGCTGGCCAGTGGAACTATGCTGCTCCCCTGCCAACTGGAGTGAGCACTGCAGGGGCTTCCACTCTTAATGGGAAAATTTACTTGGTGGGTGGCTGGAATGAAATAGAAAAGAAATATAAGAAGTGCATTCAGTGCTATAATCCAGATCTTAATGAATGGACTGAGGAAGACGAGTTGCCTGAAGCCACAGTAGGAGTATCTTGTTGTACCATTGCCATGCCCAATAACAAAACAAGGGAATCCAGGGCTAGCTCAGTATCTTCGGTGCCAGTTAGTATTTAA